The following are encoded together in the Flavobacterium sp. TR2 genome:
- a CDS encoding helix-turn-helix domain-containing protein yields MDKSLILNRLKNIKNFATDTELANFLNISRSTLSNWYARNSIDYDLLFSKCENNVDINWLLTGNGYNVKNESNVLAEPIESSRKTKDPIYELQRVPVFNLEATMGLVPLVDGNGVDEEKVIDYISIPSMPSCDGAIYASGDSMYPLLKSGDMIAYKRIAVERAQIFFGEMYIVAVKLDDFSTMKTVKFVHQSELGDEYIRLVSHNQHHTPKDVKLSQIAAIGLVRASIRLHN; encoded by the coding sequence TTAGCGAATTTTCTTAATATTAGTCGTAGTACTTTGTCTAATTGGTATGCAAGAAACTCAATTGATTACGATCTTTTGTTTTCAAAATGTGAAAACAACGTCGATATTAATTGGCTATTAACAGGTAATGGATATAATGTCAAAAATGAAAGCAATGTTCTCGCTGAGCCAATAGAAAGCTCTCGAAAAACAAAAGACCCAATTTATGAACTGCAACGGGTTCCGGTATTTAATCTTGAAGCAACAATGGGATTAGTTCCGTTAGTGGACGGCAATGGAGTAGATGAAGAAAAGGTAATTGACTATATATCTATACCAAGCATGCCATCATGTGATGGAGCAATTTACGCATCCGGTGACAGTATGTATCCATTGTTAAAGTCTGGTGATATGATTGCTTATAAACGGATTGCTGTTGAAAGAGCACAGATATTTTTTGGAGAAATGTATATTGTGGCCGTTAAGTTAGACGATTTCAGTACAATGAAGACTGTCAAGTTTGTGCACCAAAGTGAGTTGGGAGACGAGTATATAAGACTTGTAAGCCATAATCAGCACCATACTCCGAAAGATGTAAAACTAAGTCAAATAGCCGCAATTGGATTAGTTAGAGCGTCAATACGATTGCATAACTAA
- a CDS encoding serine hydrolase: MKKPIKLIALFVAFQFSSFSTFAQNKAQQIEQLLSKYNEYGQFNGSALVAENGKVIFKKGFGSANMEWNIPNQPDTKFRLGSISKQFTALLIVKLAEEGKIKLDVPITTYLPDYPKENGSKITIHHLLTHTSGIPNYTNAPNFLKDKARDPYTPEAFAKTFSSLPLDFAPGEKFNYSNSGYFLLGCIIEKITGKTYEQNLQETIFTPLKMVNTGYDHSEVVLKNRAAGYEKEGKKIVNASYIDMSIPYAAGSLYSTVEDLYLWDQALYTNKLLSEKSMESLFKPYIKAWDGFYGYGWSTYEIPNGNDKLTVVEHGGGINGFNTIISRIPADKNLVVLLNNTGGTVLGEMNKAIRAILYNQPFNQPKKSLALDLLDVYAEKGATAGTEAYKKLKSDPTYAIKESDMNRVGYQLLQTGKKKEAIEVFKINVDSFPQSGNAYDSLGEAYLADGDKKLAMANYKKSVELDPTNENGKKVLEELSKK; encoded by the coding sequence ATGAAAAAACCAATCAAACTTATTGCGCTTTTTGTTGCCTTTCAGTTTTCGTCATTTAGCACTTTTGCTCAAAATAAAGCACAGCAAATCGAACAGCTTTTGTCCAAGTATAACGAGTACGGGCAATTTAACGGTTCTGCTTTGGTGGCCGAAAACGGAAAAGTAATTTTTAAAAAAGGCTTCGGTTCTGCCAATATGGAATGGAATATTCCGAATCAGCCTGATACCAAATTCAGATTGGGTTCTATCAGCAAACAGTTTACGGCTCTTTTGATTGTAAAACTGGCAGAAGAAGGAAAAATTAAACTTGATGTTCCTATTACTACTTATCTTCCAGATTATCCAAAAGAAAATGGCAGCAAAATTACGATTCACCACTTATTGACTCATACGTCTGGAATTCCAAATTATACTAATGCTCCCAATTTCCTTAAAGATAAAGCAAGAGATCCTTATACTCCAGAAGCATTTGCAAAAACATTTTCGAGTCTTCCGCTAGATTTTGCGCCAGGCGAAAAATTCAATTATAGCAATTCGGGTTACTTTTTATTAGGCTGCATTATCGAAAAAATTACTGGCAAAACGTATGAACAGAATTTGCAGGAAACAATTTTCACGCCTTTAAAAATGGTTAATACGGGTTACGACCATAGCGAAGTAGTCCTAAAAAACAGAGCTGCGGGTTATGAGAAAGAAGGAAAGAAAATTGTCAACGCCTCCTATATTGATATGAGCATTCCGTACGCTGCTGGATCTTTGTATTCTACTGTAGAAGATTTGTATTTGTGGGATCAGGCGCTTTATACAAATAAATTGCTTTCTGAGAAAAGCATGGAATCCTTATTTAAGCCTTACATAAAAGCTTGGGATGGTTTTTACGGATACGGATGGTCAACTTACGAAATTCCAAATGGGAACGACAAATTGACTGTTGTTGAACATGGCGGTGGCATCAACGGATTTAATACTATTATTTCGCGTATTCCAGCAGATAAGAATCTTGTTGTTTTGCTAAATAACACTGGCGGAACTGTTTTGGGAGAAATGAACAAGGCAATTCGCGCTATTTTATACAATCAGCCTTTTAATCAGCCTAAGAAATCACTGGCTCTTGACTTGTTAGATGTTTATGCCGAAAAAGGTGCAACAGCTGGAACAGAAGCTTACAAAAAGCTAAAAAGCGATCCAACTTATGCCATTAAAGAAAGCGACATGAACCGAGTTGGCTATCAATTATTGCAAACTGGAAAAAAGAAAGAAGCTATTGAAGTTTTCAAAATCAATGTAGATTCTTTTCCTCAGTCTGGAAATGCTTACGATAGTTTAGGCGAAGCTTATCTAGCAGATGGAGACAAAAAATTAGCAATGGCCAACTATAAAAAATCGGTTGAACTGGATCCGACAAATGAAAACGGCAAAAAAGTTTTGGAAGAACTTTCAAAAAAATAA
- a CDS encoding penicillin acylase family protein, whose protein sequence is MRIIKKILLTVLVLIVILAIGLCAYIFHLKPKYEGSLELKNLEKETTVYFDDFGVPHIYADSEKDAMTALGYVHAQERLWQMELLRRIAPGRLSEIFGGVALKNDKFFAGIGIEEASAKAIAKLDKNSESYKLTQAYLDGINQYLEEGVTPIEFTLVGVKKQQFTIKDVYNIFGYMSFSFAMAQKTDPLVTDIKNKFGTAYLKDLGIEGEFNNTKIKISKEKTEEYAEISKSITAMLDQSPIPPFVGSNSWVVGPHKSKTGKVIFANDPHIGFSQPGTWYEAHLVTPQHELYGCYLAGTPFPLLAHNRDYAYGLTMFENDDIDFYQEKNKAGDASQYQTPTGFDKYEIRKKTIKVKDSSDVVLTVKITRHGPVMNDFMERLEKKNPIAMSWTYTREPIQILDAAYGLSHAKNTTDFKKSVSLIAAPGLNVMYGDAKGNVAWWASGKLYRHNEGINTHLILDGSSGKDDIAKFLDFEENPSAENPEWGYVYSANNQPEAIDNGFLYPGYYLPEDRAKRISGILDGKSDWDKVAISKMIYDNTSDVAVETSKNLIASLDQKSLSNRQKEVLKVLQSWKGTTNLEDVGPTIYNKWIYLYLKNTFEDEMGKDNFNLFLGISLGKQVIANQIKNENSVWWDNIKTKNVKETRTAIVTKSFNDAVIALQNQLGENISEWNWGKVHTVEHEHPLGKVAALRGLFNVGPFNSPGSNEVINNLFFGFNDDGKYYVKGGPSTRRIIDFADVENSWSILPTGQSGNPLSKHYADQAEMYNAGKFRKMKLNKDEIIKTSTKLVLKPKK, encoded by the coding sequence ATGAGAATAATTAAAAAAATCCTGCTGACTGTATTGGTTCTTATTGTAATTCTTGCAATTGGTTTATGCGCTTATATTTTTCATCTCAAGCCGAAATATGAAGGATCATTAGAATTAAAAAATCTTGAAAAAGAAACTACAGTTTATTTTGATGATTTTGGCGTGCCGCATATTTATGCTGACTCCGAAAAAGATGCTATGACAGCCCTTGGTTATGTGCACGCACAGGAAAGATTATGGCAGATGGAATTGTTGCGCCGAATTGCTCCAGGACGTCTCTCCGAAATTTTTGGGGGCGTCGCGCTTAAAAATGACAAGTTTTTTGCTGGAATAGGAATTGAAGAAGCTTCCGCTAAAGCTATCGCAAAATTGGATAAAAACAGCGAAAGCTATAAACTGACTCAGGCTTATCTGGATGGCATTAACCAATATTTGGAAGAAGGAGTGACACCAATAGAATTTACTTTGGTTGGTGTAAAAAAACAGCAGTTTACCATAAAAGACGTTTACAATATTTTTGGCTATATGTCTTTTAGCTTTGCTATGGCTCAGAAAACAGATCCATTAGTGACCGACATTAAAAATAAATTCGGAACTGCTTATTTGAAAGATTTAGGCATTGAAGGAGAATTTAATAACACAAAAATTAAAATCTCAAAAGAGAAAACAGAAGAGTATGCCGAGATTTCTAAATCTATAACTGCTATGTTGGATCAATCTCCGATTCCGCCATTTGTTGGAAGCAACAGCTGGGTTGTTGGTCCGCATAAATCGAAAACGGGTAAAGTTATTTTTGCAAATGACCCTCACATTGGATTCTCGCAGCCAGGAACTTGGTACGAGGCGCATTTGGTAACTCCGCAACATGAACTGTACGGCTGCTATTTGGCAGGAACGCCATTTCCGCTTTTGGCTCACAATAGAGATTATGCTTATGGTCTGACGATGTTTGAAAATGATGACATCGACTTTTATCAGGAAAAAAATAAAGCTGGCGACGCTTCTCAATATCAGACTCCGACAGGTTTTGACAAATATGAAATCAGAAAAAAAACGATAAAGGTTAAAGATTCTTCAGATGTTGTTTTGACTGTAAAAATTACGCGTCATGGTCCCGTTATGAATGATTTTATGGAGCGTTTAGAAAAGAAAAACCCGATTGCAATGTCGTGGACGTACACAAGAGAACCTATCCAGATTTTAGATGCGGCTTATGGTCTTTCACATGCTAAAAACACTACTGATTTTAAAAAATCTGTCAGCTTAATTGCCGCTCCAGGACTGAATGTAATGTACGGAGATGCTAAAGGAAATGTGGCTTGGTGGGCGAGCGGAAAATTGTACAGGCACAATGAAGGCATCAACACCCACTTGATTTTAGACGGTTCTAGCGGAAAGGATGATATTGCTAAATTTTTAGATTTTGAAGAAAATCCATCAGCTGAAAATCCAGAGTGGGGATATGTTTACTCTGCCAATAATCAGCCAGAGGCTATAGACAATGGTTTTTTATACCCAGGATATTATCTGCCAGAAGATCGAGCAAAAAGAATTTCGGGAATTTTAGATGGAAAATCAGATTGGGATAAAGTAGCCATCAGTAAAATGATTTATGATAATACTTCTGATGTTGCCGTAGAAACTTCTAAAAATCTAATAGCAAGTTTAGATCAAAAATCGCTTTCTAATAGGCAAAAAGAAGTTTTAAAAGTTTTACAGTCTTGGAAAGGGACAACCAATTTAGAAGACGTTGGACCAACGATTTACAACAAATGGATTTATTTGTACTTGAAAAACACATTTGAAGACGAAATGGGCAAAGATAACTTCAATCTGTTTTTGGGAATTTCTCTTGGAAAACAAGTTATAGCCAACCAGATAAAAAACGAAAATTCGGTTTGGTGGGATAATATCAAAACAAAAAATGTAAAAGAAACCAGAACAGCTATTGTTACAAAATCTTTTAATGATGCGGTTATTGCTTTGCAAAATCAGCTAGGAGAAAATATTTCAGAATGGAATTGGGGGAAAGTGCATACCGTAGAACACGAGCATCCGCTTGGGAAAGTTGCAGCGCTTCGCGGATTGTTTAATGTTGGGCCTTTCAATTCTCCTGGTTCAAATGAAGTAATCAATAATTTATTCTTCGGGTTTAACGATGATGGCAAATATTATGTCAAAGGCGGACCATCAACACGAAGAATTATCGATTTTGCCGATGTAGAAAACAGCTGGAGCATTTTGCCAACAGGCCAATCAGGAAACCCTTTAAGCAAACATTACGCAGATCAGGCCGAAATGTACAACGCAGGAAAGTTCAGAAAAATGAAGCTCAACAAAGACGAAATCATAAAAACATCAACAAAACTGGTTTTGAAACCGAAGAAATAG
- a CDS encoding YMGG-like glycine zipper-containing protein, producing MKGLYILLTVIFLTSCQQQNKEDINKAKQASIDSMKVEINKQRVIDSMKTEMAKINEQKIEAQKEKVVVVHQQDATAATPAKKKGWSATAKGAVIGAGVGAATGAIVSKKKGEGAIIGGLAGAAVGTGTGAVIDSKNKKKE from the coding sequence ATGAAAGGCTTATATATTTTATTGACCGTGATATTTTTAACTTCTTGTCAACAACAAAACAAAGAAGATATTAATAAAGCCAAACAAGCCAGCATTGATTCAATGAAAGTTGAGATTAACAAACAGCGCGTTATCGATTCGATGAAGACTGAAATGGCTAAGATAAATGAACAGAAGATCGAAGCTCAAAAAGAAAAAGTTGTTGTAGTGCATCAGCAAGATGCGACAGCCGCCACACCAGCCAAAAAGAAAGGTTGGAGTGCAACTGCTAAGGGCGCAGTAATTGGTGCGGGAGTTGGTGCTGCAACTGGAGCAATTGTCAGTAAGAAAAAAGGTGAGGGCGCCATTATTGGAGGTTTAGCTGGAGCAGCAGTCGGAACAGGAACTGGAGCTGTTATTGACAGTAAAAACAAAAAGAAAGAATAG
- the kynU gene encoding kynureninase encodes MTFQNTREFARELDSKDALNHYQDQFIFPKVNDKRVIYFTGNSLGLQPKRTKAYIDEVMNDWAELAVEGHFYAEKPWWDYQERFAEPLSKIVGALPSEVTVMNTLTVNLHLLMVSFYQPTKTRYKIICEEKAFPSDQYMFQSQVNFHGYKPEDAIVEIKRREGEHNIRLEDVLAKIDEVGDELALVLIGGVNYYTGQVFDIKTITAAGQKVGAKVGWDLAHAAGNIKLELHDWNVDFAAWCSYKYMNSGPGNASGCFVHQKHHNSNLPRFAGWWGHNKERRFKMEPNFDPVHGADGWQISNLPVLSLAPYLASVEMFAEVGMDALIAKRDHITSYLEFILHEIDKEVESTFEIITPSDPKERASQLSVFLHGEGRALFDYLMKNGVITDWREPNVIRLAPVPLYCSYEDMYDFGQILKKGILGK; translated from the coding sequence ATGACTTTTCAAAATACACGCGAATTTGCACGAGAGCTAGATTCGAAAGACGCATTAAACCATTATCAGGATCAGTTTATTTTTCCTAAAGTAAATGACAAGCGAGTAATTTATTTCACCGGAAATTCTTTGGGGCTGCAGCCAAAACGTACCAAAGCTTATATTGATGAAGTAATGAACGATTGGGCAGAACTGGCAGTTGAAGGTCATTTTTATGCTGAAAAACCTTGGTGGGATTATCAGGAAAGATTTGCAGAACCGTTGAGTAAGATTGTTGGAGCGCTTCCGTCAGAAGTTACGGTGATGAATACTTTGACGGTAAATCTTCACTTATTGATGGTTTCTTTTTATCAGCCGACCAAAACACGTTATAAAATTATCTGCGAAGAAAAAGCTTTTCCGTCAGATCAATATATGTTTCAAAGCCAAGTGAACTTTCACGGATACAAACCTGAAGATGCGATTGTAGAAATTAAACGCAGAGAAGGAGAACACAATATTCGTTTGGAAGATGTTTTAGCAAAAATTGATGAAGTTGGCGATGAACTGGCTTTGGTTTTAATTGGCGGAGTAAATTATTATACAGGACAAGTTTTTGATATTAAAACCATAACTGCAGCTGGACAAAAAGTTGGAGCAAAAGTGGGTTGGGATTTGGCACACGCTGCTGGAAATATCAAATTAGAACTTCACGATTGGAATGTAGATTTTGCTGCTTGGTGCAGTTATAAATATATGAATTCAGGTCCAGGAAACGCTTCAGGATGTTTCGTTCACCAAAAACATCACAATTCAAATTTGCCAAGATTTGCGGGCTGGTGGGGACACAATAAAGAGCGCCGTTTTAAAATGGAACCAAACTTTGATCCTGTTCATGGAGCAGACGGATGGCAGATTAGCAATCTTCCTGTTTTATCGTTAGCGCCATACTTAGCCTCGGTAGAAATGTTTGCTGAGGTTGGAATGGACGCTCTAATTGCAAAACGTGATCATATCACTTCTTACCTTGAATTTATTCTTCATGAAATTGATAAGGAAGTAGAAAGCACTTTCGAAATCATCACGCCTTCAGATCCAAAAGAAAGAGCTTCGCAGTTATCGGTGTTTTTACACGGAGAAGGAAGAGCATTATTTGATTATTTAATGAAAAACGGAGTCATTACAGATTGGCGCGAACCTAATGTTATTCGTCTTGCTCCAGTTCCTTTGTATTGTTCTTATGAAGATATGTATGACTTCGGACAAATTCTTAAAAAAGGGATTTTAGGAAAGTAA